From a single Sporosarcina oncorhynchi genomic region:
- a CDS encoding methyl-accepting chemotaxis protein, with product MNTTVEMVTDDHVVRAIEENLAIIRFDTNHKVAYVNENFATAMGYTVEEMVGTSHERFCPTEYVKSGAYEKFWSELLRGISQQGKVERIDKNGHPVWLEATYMPIFSEGSRKVIGISKVATNITKRQTSITSVVQELRNMSEGLTERADVGIDRSKELLTIIEYIAKTSSENEEILAHLRVHAESIQLIVKTIREIAAQTNLLALNAAIEAARAGEHGRGFDVVAKEVRKLSANVEKSIVEVRQGVEAISTDVLNISSGTALAKEYIERCQQHIEVAMEDFQSIASSASELDSQSKKVSDIV from the coding sequence GTGAATACAACAGTGGAAATGGTAACAGACGATCATGTTGTTAGGGCCATTGAAGAGAATCTGGCAATCATCCGTTTTGATACGAATCATAAAGTGGCTTACGTTAATGAGAATTTCGCAACAGCAATGGGCTATACAGTTGAAGAAATGGTTGGTACTTCACATGAGAGGTTTTGCCCCACTGAGTACGTGAAAAGTGGAGCTTACGAAAAGTTTTGGAGTGAACTATTAAGAGGTATTAGTCAGCAAGGCAAAGTTGAAAGAATTGATAAAAATGGCCATCCCGTCTGGCTTGAAGCAACATATATGCCGATATTCAGTGAAGGAAGCAGGAAAGTAATCGGTATTTCCAAAGTAGCGACGAACATTACGAAACGGCAGACGTCCATCACCTCTGTTGTACAGGAGCTTCGCAATATGTCCGAAGGATTGACTGAGCGTGCGGATGTCGGTATTGACCGCAGCAAAGAACTTTTAACAATCATCGAATATATCGCTAAAACGTCCAGTGAAAATGAGGAAATTCTAGCCCATTTACGCGTTCATGCCGAAAGTATTCAACTCATCGTCAAAACAATTCGAGAAATCGCTGCGCAGACAAACTTGCTCGCACTCAATGCCGCAATAGAAGCGGCACGTGCAGGGGAGCATGGCAGAGGATTTGATGTTGTCGCAAAAGAAGTGAGAAAACTGTCCGCAAATGTTGAAAAATCAATTGTTGAAGTTAGACAAGGTGTTGAAGCGATCTCGACAGATGTTCTGAATATCTCAAGTGGTACTGCACTAGCAAAAGAGTATATTGAACGTTGTCAGCAACATATTGAAGTTGCGATGGAGGATTTTCAGTCTATCGCTTCATCTGCATCAGAACTCGATAGTCAATCAAAAAAAGTCTCAGACATCGTCTGA
- a CDS encoding amino acid ABC transporter permease: MEFLGLRIEMFENIWSYRELFIRGIWVTLALTAVGYVGGFILGLFVGLGKLSKRKWIYYPAKYYVDFFRGTPLLVQILLIHTALIPSMFGHSLGFFVSGSVALMLNSAAYNAEIIRAGIQSIDKGQMEAARSLGMPHNTAMKLIILPQAFRRMIPPLGNELIALLKDSSLVTVIAASDLLYAGKVVAGAYSRFWEPYLTVAILYLILTFIFGKFITYIENRFSNSYVPSSRRSISSNRRSRIGGDNQ; encoded by the coding sequence ATGGAGTTCTTAGGTCTACGTATTGAGATGTTCGAAAATATTTGGAGTTACCGTGAGCTTTTCATCAGAGGTATTTGGGTTACGTTAGCGCTGACCGCAGTAGGTTATGTCGGAGGATTCATTTTAGGTTTATTTGTTGGGTTAGGGAAATTGTCAAAGAGAAAATGGATTTACTATCCAGCAAAGTATTATGTCGATTTTTTCCGCGGGACGCCTTTACTCGTGCAAATCTTATTAATCCATACTGCATTAATCCCGAGTATGTTTGGCCATTCATTAGGATTTTTTGTCTCGGGATCAGTAGCCTTAATGTTAAACAGTGCCGCTTATAACGCAGAAATCATCCGTGCAGGAATTCAATCCATTGATAAAGGCCAGATGGAAGCTGCCCGTTCGCTCGGCATGCCACATAATACGGCTATGAAACTAATCATACTTCCTCAAGCTTTCAGGAGAATGATCCCGCCACTTGGCAATGAATTAATTGCTCTATTGAAGGACTCTTCACTTGTTACTGTCATCGCGGCTAGCGATTTATTATATGCAGGAAAAGTGGTGGCAGGTGCTTATTCAAGATTCTGGGAGCCGTATTTAACAGTTGCAATCCTCTATTTGATACTGACGTTTATATTCGGAAAATTTATTACGTATATTGAGAACCGATTTAGCAATAGTTATGTTCCATCCTCTAGAAGGTCAATTTCTTCAAATAGACGTTCAAGAATAGGAGGGGATAATCAATGA
- a CDS encoding response regulator transcription factor, with protein sequence MPKQSVLIVEDELGIRELLHLFLKKIGYCVYEAEDGLSAIEIVKEKHPDVILLDIEMPGMNGFETCKRIRQTSLVPILFVSCKRDAEDKMLGFTVGGDDYITKPFNFQELEMRIQALLRRDEWITENTRQSSIIRAGELKIDSERCEVFYKGKPVQLLHKEFQLLLVLAQHPSRVWNSEQLYDHIWGYHTDGTPETVKVHISNLRKKLNQHSGRNDFIKTVRGFGYKFAI encoded by the coding sequence GTGCCAAAGCAGTCTGTGTTAATTGTAGAAGATGAGTTGGGCATTCGTGAACTTCTTCATTTATTTCTGAAAAAAATTGGGTACTGTGTGTACGAGGCCGAGGATGGTTTGTCCGCAATTGAAATCGTTAAGGAAAAGCATCCTGACGTTATCTTGCTGGATATTGAAATGCCTGGAATGAATGGATTTGAAACTTGTAAAAGAATCCGTCAAACATCGTTAGTTCCAATTTTGTTTGTGAGTTGCAAAAGAGATGCCGAAGACAAAATGTTAGGTTTCACCGTCGGGGGAGATGATTATATAACAAAGCCCTTTAACTTTCAGGAATTAGAAATGAGGATTCAGGCTCTGTTAAGAAGGGATGAATGGATAACAGAGAATACAAGACAGTCATCAATCATTCGCGCGGGAGAGTTGAAAATTGATAGTGAACGATGTGAAGTTTTTTATAAAGGAAAGCCTGTCCAATTACTCCATAAAGAGTTTCAGTTACTTCTGGTCCTCGCACAACATCCTTCACGAGTATGGAACTCCGAGCAACTATACGATCATATTTGGGGATACCATACAGATGGTACACCTGAAACTGTGAAAGTGCATATAAGCAATTTAAGGAAAAAGTTGAATCAACATTCAGGTAGAAATGATTTTATCAAGACGGTAAGGGGATTCGGATATAAGTTTGCTATTTAA
- a CDS encoding GNAT family N-acetyltransferase, protein MKYEVKRVEDLSTIDVSKLVKESEEEGYRFVSRLVNDFEDQTNTFSEEGEALFAVNNPSGEIVAIGGINRSPFTDDEDVARLQRFYVLEEARRQGVGTLLQNAIIDHAKNHFKEITVRTESSKSDAFYRATGFTFDDSDTETTHIMKFDKTHE, encoded by the coding sequence ATGAAATACGAAGTTAAACGAGTGGAAGACTTGAGTACTATAGACGTTTCAAAGCTTGTGAAAGAGAGTGAAGAAGAAGGCTATCGTTTTGTATCACGTTTGGTGAATGACTTTGAAGATCAAACGAATACGTTTAGCGAAGAAGGGGAAGCGCTGTTTGCAGTTAACAATCCATCTGGTGAAATTGTCGCCATAGGAGGCATTAACCGTTCGCCGTTTACTGATGATGAAGATGTGGCGCGCTTGCAACGCTTCTATGTGTTGGAAGAAGCTAGGCGTCAGGGCGTCGGCACATTGCTTCAAAATGCAATTATTGATCATGCAAAAAATCACTTTAAAGAGATTACTGTCCGAACAGAATCATCAAAATCAGATGCTTTCTATCGAGCAACAGGTTTTACATTTGATGATTCCGATACAGAAACGACGCATATTATGAAATTTGATAAAACGCATGAGTGA
- a CDS encoding DUF2087 domain-containing protein, whose product MEIHFDITESEREKVLKNYFKHGIDGPLGIFPSKEKRKYIIAQEIIKRFEVRKEYKESDVNMILKEIYLDFATIRRYFIDYRFMNRSDDGKVYWIENE is encoded by the coding sequence TTGGAGATTCATTTTGATATAACAGAAAGTGAAAGAGAAAAAGTATTGAAGAACTATTTTAAACATGGAATAGACGGCCCACTTGGTATTTTCCCAAGCAAAGAAAAACGGAAGTATATTATTGCCCAAGAAATAATAAAGCGTTTTGAAGTCCGAAAAGAGTATAAAGAATCAGATGTGAACATGATTTTAAAAGAGATTTATCTGGATTTTGCAACGATTAGGCGCTACTTCATTGACTATCGTTTCATGAACCGCAGTGATGATGGGAAGGTGTATTGGATTGAAAATGAATAA
- a CDS encoding YusW family protein yields MKKSTSFINIVLSIILLTACSNQNLIPVKEAKDIVDTYGITAFSVIIDTKEQSEALSASFSEKKERSEAEYLHKKDEVQLHGKKALTKISGILEEMDIDPETDETTLIKKTADAFEFSDFKTIKIDITFKGHDGKKISMSK; encoded by the coding sequence ATGAAAAAATCGACTTCCTTCATAAATATCGTCCTAAGTATCATTTTATTAACAGCCTGTAGCAATCAAAACCTGATTCCTGTAAAAGAAGCTAAAGATATTGTCGATACATATGGGATTACTGCATTCTCTGTCATTATTGATACGAAAGAACAAAGTGAAGCGTTATCTGCAAGCTTTTCCGAAAAGAAAGAACGGTCAGAAGCAGAGTATTTACATAAAAAAGATGAAGTCCAACTTCATGGTAAGAAAGCGCTGACAAAAATTTCAGGTATCTTAGAGGAGATGGATATCGATCCGGAGACGGACGAAACAACTCTCATCAAAAAAACTGCCGACGCCTTTGAATTTTCAGATTTTAAAACAATAAAAATTGACATCACTTTCAAAGGACACGACGGAAAAAAAATATCCATGTCAAAATAA
- a CDS encoding PepSY domain-containing protein produces MNQMQNEHWENHWQHPKYRRLSMEQAMEIARGRVPGEVVEAELEYKDSGLIFEIDIRTNEGMKYEVHVDAVSGQIIKVKQD; encoded by the coding sequence ATGAATCAAATGCAAAATGAGCATTGGGAAAATCATTGGCAGCACCCTAAATACAGACGTTTATCGATGGAGCAGGCAATGGAAATAGCGCGTGGGCGAGTACCAGGCGAAGTTGTAGAGGCTGAATTAGAATATAAAGATAGCGGATTGATTTTTGAAATTGATATTCGAACAAATGAAGGAATGAAGTATGAAGTACATGTTGATGCAGTATCTGGACAAATCATAAAAGTTAAGCAGGATTAA
- a CDS encoding 7TM-DISM domain-containing protein produces the protein MLYITIGVNGIQSTIGNTGTSNAIELLSSVEKTPFTKALHFLKIERIYFQLTKFYWLVNLYQTVTNFGYRTTTYWVNFKLINQTDLTKRLVEITYPPLIEIEIFLFLAMKSFKCIMVSCPTRVS, from the coding sequence TTGTTGTATATCACAATAGGAGTAAATGGTATTCAATCCACAATTGGAAACACTGGAACTTCAAATGCTATTGAACTTCTTTCATCAGTAGAAAAGACACCGTTTACAAAAGCACTTCATTTTTTGAAGATCGAACGAATCTACTTCCAATTGACGAAGTTCTATTGGCTAGTAAATTTATATCAAACAGTAACAAACTTCGGATATAGAACTACGACTTATTGGGTAAATTTCAAACTAATTAATCAGACTGACCTGACAAAACGTCTAGTTGAAATAACTTATCCACCACTAATTGAAATAGAAATCTTTCTGTTTTTAGCAATGAAATCGTTCAAGTGCATTATGGTGAGTTGTCCAACACGAGTGAGTTAG
- a CDS encoding amino acid ABC transporter ATP-binding protein produces MISVRNLHKSFGDLHVLKGIDYEIREKEVICVIGPSGSGKSTFLRCMNLLEEISEGEVIIDGVKINDPKTDINEIRREVGMVFQQFNLFPHMRVLDNITVSPIQIRKMKQKHAEDLAYQLLKKVGLSDKAHAYPEQLSGGQMQRVAIARALAMKPKIMLFDEPTSALDPEMVKEVLDVMKQLALEGMTMVVVTHEMGFAKEMGDRVLFLDQGLLVEEGEPNEIFSNPKNERTKAFFSKIL; encoded by the coding sequence ATGATCAGTGTGAGGAATCTTCATAAGTCCTTTGGTGATCTGCATGTGTTAAAAGGCATTGATTATGAAATTAGAGAAAAAGAAGTGATATGTGTCATTGGTCCAAGTGGTTCGGGCAAGAGTACTTTTTTGAGATGCATGAACCTACTTGAAGAAATTTCTGAAGGCGAAGTGATCATTGATGGCGTGAAAATCAACGACCCTAAAACGGATATCAATGAAATCCGGAGGGAAGTCGGCATGGTCTTTCAGCAGTTTAATCTGTTCCCTCATATGCGCGTATTGGATAATATAACTGTTTCCCCAATCCAGATCCGTAAAATGAAACAGAAACATGCGGAAGATTTGGCTTATCAACTTCTTAAAAAGGTTGGCTTATCAGATAAAGCACATGCGTATCCTGAACAATTGTCGGGCGGACAGATGCAACGGGTAGCCATCGCCAGGGCTCTCGCCATGAAACCAAAAATCATGCTGTTCGATGAACCGACATCAGCACTTGACCCTGAAATGGTAAAAGAAGTTCTTGACGTCATGAAGCAGCTCGCCTTAGAAGGGATGACCATGGTCGTTGTGACGCATGAAATGGGATTTGCAAAAGAGATGGGTGATCGAGTATTGTTTTTAGATCAAGGTTTGCTTGTAGAAGAAGGAGAGCCGAATGAAATCTTTAGTAATCCAAAAAATGAGCGGACAAAAGCGTTTTTTAGTAAAATTTTATAG
- a CDS encoding alpha/beta fold hydrolase, with the protein MIYEEYGDKHAPLLVFIHGGGVGGWMWDKQIEYFSKYHCIVPTLQGHGDRSDENTFSIRENAIELIDLIKEKGTGKYIHIVGFSIGAQICLEMIHLAPTLITTAVINSATVIPMKFVNALIAPTIKTTFPLIKNKSFAKLQAKQLYMDGEYFERYYKESLKMKAATLVEILKENMSYSLPDNLSESTTRILVTVGGKEKGLLLKSAKKIVDCHKKTEMQIIPNIGHGFPIANPQLFNEIVEEMIKR; encoded by the coding sequence TTGATTTATGAAGAATATGGCGACAAGCATGCACCGCTCCTGGTTTTTATACACGGGGGCGGTGTTGGTGGTTGGATGTGGGATAAGCAAATTGAATACTTCAGTAAATATCACTGTATCGTACCCACTCTCCAAGGACATGGTGACAGAAGTGATGAAAATACCTTTTCAATACGGGAAAATGCGATTGAATTGATAGATTTGATTAAAGAAAAAGGAACTGGAAAGTACATACATATTGTAGGTTTTTCAATCGGTGCACAAATCTGTCTGGAGATGATTCATCTAGCACCGACACTTATCACCACAGCAGTTATAAACAGTGCGACAGTTATTCCGATGAAGTTCGTTAACGCTTTAATAGCACCCACAATAAAAACGACTTTTCCACTCATCAAAAATAAGTCCTTTGCCAAACTCCAAGCGAAGCAGTTGTATATGGATGGAGAATACTTTGAACGATATTATAAAGAAAGTTTGAAAATGAAAGCAGCAACTCTTGTAGAAATACTGAAAGAAAATATGTCCTATTCACTTCCAGACAATCTTTCGGAAAGTACCACTCGTATTTTAGTGACAGTTGGAGGTAAAGAGAAAGGATTGCTTCTGAAATCCGCCAAAAAGATAGTCGATTGTCATAAAAAAACGGAAATGCAAATCATTCCGAACATAGGACATGGTTTTCCTATAGCGAATCCTCAATTGTTTAATGAAATTGTCGAAGAAATGATAAAAAGATAA
- the ypfJ gene encoding KPN_02809 family neutral zinc metallopeptidase encodes MEWKGRRGSQNVEDRRGLSGKAVVGGGIGSIILVLVVLFMGGDPSDILSNVTSTPSNTEYVETEQDKELAEFVSVVLAETEDVWSTIFEKEGMVYREPTLVLFSGSVQSACGMAGAAVGPFYCPADEKLYIDLSFYDELQNKFQAPGDFAMAYVIAHEVGHHVQKLLGTSDEMAKIRNQVSEEEYNKYSVRLELQADYLAGVWAHHAQSIGILEEGDYEEALKAASAVGDDTIQKRARGYVVPESFTHGTSDQRKRWFSKGFKAGNLREGDTFNAVNL; translated from the coding sequence ATGGAGTGGAAAGGCAGAAGAGGGAGTCAGAATGTCGAAGATCGTAGAGGATTGAGTGGTAAGGCTGTCGTTGGAGGTGGAATAGGGAGCATTATACTCGTTCTCGTTGTGTTATTTATGGGTGGCGATCCATCAGATATACTTTCTAACGTGACATCAACACCGTCCAATACAGAATATGTGGAAACTGAGCAGGATAAAGAACTGGCGGAATTTGTATCCGTCGTCTTAGCGGAAACGGAAGATGTGTGGTCAACTATTTTTGAAAAAGAAGGGATGGTCTATAGAGAACCGACACTTGTTCTGTTTTCCGGTAGCGTTCAATCCGCTTGTGGAATGGCCGGTGCTGCGGTAGGCCCTTTCTATTGTCCAGCCGATGAGAAATTATATATTGACTTAAGTTTCTATGATGAACTTCAGAACAAGTTTCAAGCCCCTGGAGATTTTGCGATGGCCTATGTTATCGCACACGAAGTCGGACACCATGTCCAAAAGCTTCTCGGTACTAGCGATGAGATGGCGAAGATTCGCAATCAGGTAAGTGAAGAAGAGTATAACAAATATTCGGTACGTCTAGAGTTGCAGGCGGACTATCTAGCAGGGGTCTGGGCACATCACGCACAAAGCATAGGAATTCTAGAAGAAGGCGACTATGAAGAGGCTTTGAAAGCAGCCAGCGCTGTTGGAGATGATACGATTCAAAAAAGAGCACGAGGATATGTTGTACCTGAAAGCTTTACCCACGGAACATCAGATCAACGTAAACGATGGTTTTCAAAAGGGTTTAAAGCGGGCAATCTACGTGAAGGCGACACTTTTAATGCTGTGAATCTTTAA
- a CDS encoding DUF4870 domain-containing protein yields the protein MSENEHVNKTDASNESTSLPAAMNTEQRKTSIGLTENVGGMLCYIFIIGLVFLFMEKENRFIRFHALQAVFTAVAVLLISILLGFIPIIGFILSLLMGPVVFGLMIFMMYQAYQGKYFKLPFIGDMVEKQLEKA from the coding sequence TTGAGCGAAAATGAACATGTAAATAAAACGGATGCAAGTAATGAAAGTACATCCTTACCCGCAGCAATGAATACAGAGCAGCGAAAAACGTCTATTGGACTTACTGAAAATGTCGGCGGGATGCTTTGCTATATCTTTATTATTGGGCTAGTCTTCCTATTCATGGAAAAGGAAAATCGTTTTATCCGATTCCATGCATTACAAGCTGTATTTACAGCGGTAGCAGTTTTATTAATTAGTATCTTATTGGGCTTTATCCCAATCATCGGTTTCATTTTAAGCTTACTAATGGGTCCAGTTGTGTTTGGATTGATGATCTTCATGATGTACCAAGCATATCAAGGAAAGTATTTTAAACTGCCTTTCATCGGTGATATGGT
- the cyoE gene encoding heme o synthase — protein MTKEMDITFTETKTTIEKERASTLISDFKSLFKAPVLIANALPVFVGFWLALHFTGDSLLANSRLFWLTIIGSTILMAGALVLNNWYDVDIDTVMKRTQKRPTVTGNISLNTVLGIGIGLSAAGLIMLMFTTMEAAIYGFVGWFTYVIMYTMWTKRKYTLNTVIGSISGAVTPMIGWAAIAPSYHMVPIMLFIILFIWQMPHTFAIAMRKYNEYKVANVAMLPVVRGFKMTKRQMFVYTACLLPLPFYLGALGMVFVVLATILNVGFLAVSIRGFFAKDDDKWAYVMFMYSVNYIAILFLLMVAVTLPPIF, from the coding sequence ATGACGAAAGAAATGGATATTACTTTTACTGAAACTAAAACTACAATTGAAAAAGAACGCGCGAGCACTTTAATTAGTGATTTCAAATCATTGTTTAAAGCACCTGTACTGATAGCTAATGCTTTACCTGTATTTGTCGGATTTTGGCTAGCACTTCATTTTACTGGCGATTCGTTATTAGCAAACAGCAGGCTATTCTGGTTGACCATCATTGGTAGCACGATTCTTATGGCTGGTGCACTTGTATTGAACAATTGGTACGATGTTGATATTGACACGGTTATGAAGCGGACTCAGAAACGTCCAACAGTGACTGGTAATATATCGTTAAATACCGTTCTTGGCATCGGAATCGGTTTGTCTGCTGCAGGTTTAATCATGCTGATGTTTACGACGATGGAAGCAGCTATCTACGGATTTGTTGGCTGGTTCACCTATGTCATAATGTACACGATGTGGACAAAGCGGAAGTACACATTGAATACGGTAATCGGAAGCATCTCAGGTGCTGTCACGCCGATGATTGGTTGGGCAGCGATTGCACCATCCTATCATATGGTTCCAATCATGCTGTTTATTATTTTGTTCATCTGGCAAATGCCACATACATTCGCGATTGCAATGCGTAAGTATAACGAGTATAAGGTTGCAAATGTTGCAATGTTACCGGTAGTAAGAGGTTTTAAGATGACAAAACGCCAAATGTTTGTCTACACAGCCTGTCTATTACCATTACCTTTCTATTTGGGGGCACTCGGAATGGTCTTCGTCGTTCTGGCAACGATTTTGAATGTTGGCTTCCTAGCCGTCTCAATTCGCGGTTTCTTTGCAAAAGACGACGATAAATGGGCATATGTCATGTTCATGTATTCCGTCAATTATATTGCGATTTTGTTCCTATTAATGGTTGCTGTCACATTACCACCAATCTTTTAA
- a CDS encoding VLRF1 family aeRF1-type release factor has product MSLSEELKDLKEFKCDSRCVLSVYLNTNPADPEQQNGAWKIHLKNGLKRITEYLEASQDEKELKSYKKLRDKIVKEIENNQNDLNKGVVIFAAEDPELWSVHYVQVQVKTSFHWEDHPIVEEMEYMLKAYPEAGVILPSFGEVRVLDTAMGFINGEKTYHFDAGLEVWREQKGMNPAKQRGMGGSHVDDLDDRLRENLERFYKEMATIVEKMRKELDWKELYVVGEAEAANSFANSLRTKPNNTINKNLNNVEARKILHQVFEK; this is encoded by the coding sequence ATGTCACTAAGTGAAGAGTTGAAAGACCTTAAAGAATTCAAGTGTGATTCACGTTGTGTGTTGAGTGTTTATTTGAACACCAACCCCGCTGATCCGGAGCAACAGAATGGTGCCTGGAAAATTCATCTAAAAAATGGATTGAAGCGAATTACGGAGTATTTGGAAGCGTCTCAAGACGAAAAGGAACTCAAGTCCTATAAAAAACTAAGGGATAAAATCGTTAAAGAAATCGAGAATAATCAAAACGACTTGAATAAAGGAGTCGTTATTTTTGCTGCGGAAGACCCTGAACTATGGTCAGTCCATTACGTACAAGTACAAGTGAAGACCAGCTTCCACTGGGAAGACCATCCGATTGTCGAAGAAATGGAATATATGTTAAAAGCATACCCTGAAGCAGGTGTCATATTACCAAGCTTTGGGGAAGTCCGTGTTCTCGATACAGCGATGGGCTTTATTAATGGCGAAAAAACATATCACTTTGACGCGGGGCTCGAAGTTTGGCGAGAACAAAAAGGAATGAACCCTGCGAAGCAACGAGGAATGGGCGGTAGCCACGTAGATGATCTAGACGATCGATTGAGAGAGAATCTAGAGCGTTTCTATAAAGAAATGGCGACAATTGTTGAAAAGATGAGAAAAGAGTTGGACTGGAAAGAGCTTTATGTTGTAGGTGAAGCAGAAGCTGCTAATTCATTCGCTAATTCGCTCCGCACGAAACCGAATAATACCATTAATAAAAACTTGAATAATGTAGAAGCAAGAAAAATTTTGCACCAAGTTTTTGAAAAGTAA
- a CDS encoding SIMPL domain-containing protein, giving the protein MYYPYISQRYEHSTRKITVTGNGQVAVEPDVATVQIEVSTVNAQVSVAQEQNAEIMNRVIQSILQLGVPRENIRTVSYTVSPQYDYIDGKQIFRGYEVNNSISVKLTDMQQVGTVIDTAVANGVNRVSNIQFSVEDESIYKQQAIENALKDAQLKANTIAQSLKLSIQPQPIKVTELPAANNPVLYKSVAMSDMSSTPIEQGQIIITATMSVQYSF; this is encoded by the coding sequence ATGTATTACCCATATATCTCTCAACGTTATGAGCATTCTACACGAAAGATAACAGTAACCGGTAACGGTCAAGTTGCGGTTGAACCAGATGTTGCAACGGTGCAGATTGAAGTTAGTACTGTGAATGCACAAGTTAGTGTTGCTCAAGAACAAAATGCTGAAATTATGAACCGAGTCATTCAGTCTATCTTGCAACTGGGGGTACCTAGAGAAAATATACGTACAGTATCCTATACCGTATCTCCACAATACGATTATATCGATGGCAAGCAGATTTTCAGAGGATATGAAGTGAACAATTCGATTTCCGTCAAGCTCACTGACATGCAGCAAGTCGGCACTGTCATCGATACAGCTGTTGCAAACGGAGTGAACCGGGTATCGAATATACAATTTAGCGTGGAAGACGAATCTATCTACAAGCAGCAAGCGATTGAAAACGCATTGAAAGATGCCCAATTGAAAGCGAATACGATTGCCCAATCTCTTAAATTGTCTATCCAACCACAACCAATCAAAGTGACGGAACTACCTGCTGCTAACAACCCTGTCCTCTATAAGTCGGTTGCTATGTCTGATATGTCATCCACGCCAATCGAGCAAGGGCAAATCATCATAACGGCTACGATGAGTGTGCAATATTCATTTTGA
- a CDS encoding basic amino acid ABC transporter substrate-binding protein produces the protein MGRTFKRLLLLAAVLCTSIVLVACGTKTDNTNGASQTNTDGKKKLIVGTDATYAPMEYMDAKGNIVGIDIDIVNAIAEAAGFEVEYKNYGWEPLFPALDNEEIDFAVSSITIDEERKQSFDFSDPYFIANQLILVQESSDVASFNDLKDKKVSVQINTTGHKAVKKLLGKTNKNIVAAETMPLAISEMINGNADAAVGDNAVVIEYKVNNPKVKLKTVEDDSFEKEYYGLMVKKGNQEIVDLLNDGIKKIKENGKLKEITGFDVE, from the coding sequence ATGGGGAGAACATTCAAACGTCTATTGTTACTGGCCGCAGTGCTATGTACATCTATTGTCCTTGTCGCATGTGGCACAAAAACTGATAATACGAACGGAGCGAGTCAGACAAATACAGATGGTAAAAAGAAATTGATTGTTGGAACGGATGCAACATATGCACCGATGGAGTATATGGATGCGAAAGGGAATATTGTCGGTATTGATATTGACATCGTCAATGCCATTGCAGAAGCTGCAGGATTTGAAGTGGAGTATAAAAACTATGGATGGGAGCCGTTATTCCCAGCATTAGATAACGAAGAAATTGATTTTGCCGTTTCTTCAATAACGATAGACGAAGAACGTAAGCAATCGTTCGATTTCTCTGATCCTTATTTTATTGCTAATCAATTAATTTTAGTTCAAGAGAGTTCGGATGTAGCGTCTTTCAATGATTTGAAAGACAAAAAGGTTTCCGTTCAAATTAATACGACAGGACATAAAGCCGTAAAAAAACTGCTAGGTAAAACGAATAAAAATATCGTCGCAGCTGAAACGATGCCGCTAGCAATCAGTGAAATGATTAATGGAAATGCAGATGCAGCTGTTGGAGATAACGCAGTAGTCATAGAATACAAAGTGAATAATCCGAAAGTAAAGTTGAAAACAGTCGAAGATGATAGCTTTGAAAAAGAATACTACGGTTTAATGGTTAAGAAAGGGAACCAGGAGATTGTTGACTTGTTGAATGACGGGATTAAAAAGATCAAGGAAAACGGAAAGCTGAAAGAAATCACCGGTTTTGATGTGGAGTGA